One region of Eretmochelys imbricata isolate rEreImb1 chromosome 2, rEreImb1.hap1, whole genome shotgun sequence genomic DNA includes:
- the CYC1 gene encoding cytochrome c1, heme protein, mitochondrial isoform X2, whose amino-acid sequence MSSLSGMSRGRKVALSALGVLAAGGAGLALALHTAVSASDLLLHPPSYAWSHNGLLASLDHDSIRRGYQVYKQVCAACHSMEYLAFRNLIGVSHTEAEAKALAEEAEVVDGPDENGEMFTRPGKLSDYFPKPYPNPEAARAANNGALPPDLSYIISARHGGEDYVFSLLTGYCDPPTGVVMREELHYNPYFPGQAITMAPPIYNEILEFEDGTPATMSQIAKDVCTFLRWAAEPEHDHRKRMGMKMLIMVGLLVPLIYYLKRHRWSVLKSRKIAYRPPK is encoded by the exons GCGGGGCTGGCCTGGCCCTGGCTCTCCACACGGCTGTGAGTGCCAGTgacctgctgctgcaccctcccAGCTACGCCTGGAGCCACAACGGCCTGCTGGCCTCCCTGGATCACGACAG catcCGGCGCGGCTACCAGGTGTACAAGCAGGTGTGTGCCGCCTGCCACAGCATGGAGTACCTGGCCTTCCGCAATCTCATCGGCGTCTCCCACACCGAGGCTGAAGCCAAGGCCCTGGCCGAGGAG GCGGAGGTGGTCGATGGCCCTGATGAGAACGGCGAGATGTTCACGCGCCCAGGCAAGCTCTCCGATTACTTCCCCAAGCCCTACCCCAACCCTGAGGCGGCGCGAGCAGCCAACAATGGGGCGCTGCCCCCAGACCTGAGCTACATCATCAGCGCCAG GCACGGGGGTGAGGACTACGTGTTCTCCCTCCTCACCGGCTACTGCGACCCGCCCACTGGGGTGGTCATGAGGGAAGAGCTGCATTACAACCCCTACTTCCCGGGGCAGGCCATCACCATGGCGCCCCCCATCTACAACGAGATCCTGGAGTTCGAGGATG GGACCCCGGCCACCATGTCCCAGATAGCGAAAGACGTGTGCACGTTCCTGAGGTGGGCAGCAGAGCCGGAGCATGATCACCGCAAACGCATGGGAATGAAG atgCTGATCATGGTTGGCCTCCTGGTGCCCCTCATCTACTACCTGAAGCGCCATAGGTGGTCTGTACTAAAGAGCAGAAAAATCGCGTACCGGCCCCCTAAGTAA